From Bicyclus anynana chromosome 7, ilBicAnyn1.1, whole genome shotgun sequence, the proteins below share one genomic window:
- the LOC112045223 gene encoding MAP kinase-interacting serine/threonine-protein kinase 1 isoform X1 has product MFVNKRPMKVSCKGLGRQRTQCCITKCTEKVYEKEKSSTGSGVGRGSSQSGSERETEEISRGTEPSAPVTIPDSEDLQRRKEEARRKRRRKKRSGSSVVTSCFQDLYKLTGEVLGEGAYASVQTCVNIYTGQEFAVKIIDKVPGHARARVFREVETFHYCQDHPNIIQLIEFFEDTDKFYLVFEKINGGQLLSRIQEHHYFSEPQAAEIVREIANALHFLHGKGVAHRDLKPENILCVNRDSLCPVKICDFDLGSGISFTSSLASPLATPQLMTPVGSAEFMAPEVVSLFAGSAATHYDKRCDLWSLGVIAYILLCGYPPFRADCGADCGWERGDNCRACQDLLFTSIQEGHYSFPEEEWAHISSEAKDLIAQLLVREASHRISAERVLQHPWLRRADAAAHYPPLRTPHNIKRNMSARNLSNFAESAMAVNRVIQQHFSMNYSYMERPAAALRCSKSCHPSPDTVARESILEDELERTGLALQGMRCGDEYCAPFGLSPPTESELLRRRHQLADKPLPVH; this is encoded by the exons GCGTTGGCCGTGGCAGCAGCCAGTCGGGGAGCGAGCGTGAAACAGAAGAGATTTCGCGCGGGACCGAGCCGTCCGCGCCGGTGACCATCCCCGACAGTGAGGATCTGCAGCGACGCAAGGAGGAGGCGCGCAGGAAGCGCCGCAGGAAGAAGCGCTCCGGCAGCTCGGTGGTCACGTCATGTTTCCAAG ACCTTTACAAGCTCACGGGCGAAGTGCTGGGCGAGGGCGCGTACGCCTCGGTGCAGACCTGCGTCAACATCTACACCGGGCAGGAGTTTGCAGTGAAGATCATCGACAAAGTGCCGGGGCACGCCCGCGCCCGGGTGTTCCGCGAGGTGGAGACCTTCCACTATTGCCAGGATCACCCGAACATAATCCAGCTCATTGAATTCTTTGAGGACACCGACAAGTTTTATCTTGTCTTCGAGAAG ATCAACGGCGGTCAGCTTCTGTCGCGAATACAGGAGCATCACTATTTCTCAGAGCCGCAGGCGGCGGAGATAGTTCGCGAGATAGCCAACGCCTTGCACTTCTTGCACGGCAAGGGCGTCGCCCACCGTGACTTGAAGCCGGAGAACATCCTCTGCGTCAACCGCGACAGTCTCTGCCCAGTTAAGATTTGTGACTTCGATCTTGGGAGCGGCATCAGTTTCACTTCGAGCCTCGCGAGCCCACTGGCGACCCCGCAATTGATGACGCCG GTGGGCAGTGCCGAGTTCATGGCTCCGGAGGTGGTGTCGCTGTTCGCCGGTTCGGCGGCGACGCACTACGACAAGCGCTGCGACCTGTGGTCGCTCGGCGTCATCGCCTACATCCTGCTGTGCGGCTACCCGCCCTTCCGCGCCGACTGCGGTGCCGACTGCGGCTGGGAGCGCGGCGACAACTGCCGCGCTTGCCAAGATCTGCTTTTCACTTCCATCCAG GAGGGGCACTACTCGTTCCCCGAGGAGGAGTGGGCGCACATCTCGTCGGAGGCGAAGGATCTGATCGCGCAGCTGCTGGTGCGCGAGGCGTCGCACCGCATCAGCGCCGAGCGCGTGCTGCAGCACCCGTGGTTGCGCCGCGCCGACGCCGCCGCGCACTACCCGCCGCTGCGCACCCCGCATAACATCAAACG CAACATGTCGGCTCGGAACCTGTCCAATTTCGCCGAGTCGGCCATGGCGGTGAACCGGGTGATCCAGCAGCACTTCTCCATGAACTACTCGTACATGGAGCGGCCGGCGGCCGCGCTGCGCTGCTCCAAGTCGTGCCACCCCAGCCCCGACACCGTCGCCCGCGAGAGCATCTTGGAGGACGAGTTGGAGCGCACCGGGCTGGCCCTCCAGGGCATGCGCTGCGGCGACGAGTACTGCGCGCCCTTCGGCCTCTCCCCGCCGACCGAGTCGGAGCTGCTCCGTCGTCGCCACCAGCTCGCTGACAAGCCCCTCCCCGTTCATTAG
- the LOC112045223 gene encoding MAP kinase-interacting serine/threonine-protein kinase 1 isoform X2, whose product MVKKIDSEESVDSGVGRGSSQSGSERETEEISRGTEPSAPVTIPDSEDLQRRKEEARRKRRRKKRSGSSVVTSCFQDLYKLTGEVLGEGAYASVQTCVNIYTGQEFAVKIIDKVPGHARARVFREVETFHYCQDHPNIIQLIEFFEDTDKFYLVFEKINGGQLLSRIQEHHYFSEPQAAEIVREIANALHFLHGKGVAHRDLKPENILCVNRDSLCPVKICDFDLGSGISFTSSLASPLATPQLMTPVGSAEFMAPEVVSLFAGSAATHYDKRCDLWSLGVIAYILLCGYPPFRADCGADCGWERGDNCRACQDLLFTSIQEGHYSFPEEEWAHISSEAKDLIAQLLVREASHRISAERVLQHPWLRRADAAAHYPPLRTPHNIKRNMSARNLSNFAESAMAVNRVIQQHFSMNYSYMERPAAALRCSKSCHPSPDTVARESILEDELERTGLALQGMRCGDEYCAPFGLSPPTESELLRRRHQLADKPLPVH is encoded by the exons GCGTTGGCCGTGGCAGCAGCCAGTCGGGGAGCGAGCGTGAAACAGAAGAGATTTCGCGCGGGACCGAGCCGTCCGCGCCGGTGACCATCCCCGACAGTGAGGATCTGCAGCGACGCAAGGAGGAGGCGCGCAGGAAGCGCCGCAGGAAGAAGCGCTCCGGCAGCTCGGTGGTCACGTCATGTTTCCAAG ACCTTTACAAGCTCACGGGCGAAGTGCTGGGCGAGGGCGCGTACGCCTCGGTGCAGACCTGCGTCAACATCTACACCGGGCAGGAGTTTGCAGTGAAGATCATCGACAAAGTGCCGGGGCACGCCCGCGCCCGGGTGTTCCGCGAGGTGGAGACCTTCCACTATTGCCAGGATCACCCGAACATAATCCAGCTCATTGAATTCTTTGAGGACACCGACAAGTTTTATCTTGTCTTCGAGAAG ATCAACGGCGGTCAGCTTCTGTCGCGAATACAGGAGCATCACTATTTCTCAGAGCCGCAGGCGGCGGAGATAGTTCGCGAGATAGCCAACGCCTTGCACTTCTTGCACGGCAAGGGCGTCGCCCACCGTGACTTGAAGCCGGAGAACATCCTCTGCGTCAACCGCGACAGTCTCTGCCCAGTTAAGATTTGTGACTTCGATCTTGGGAGCGGCATCAGTTTCACTTCGAGCCTCGCGAGCCCACTGGCGACCCCGCAATTGATGACGCCG GTGGGCAGTGCCGAGTTCATGGCTCCGGAGGTGGTGTCGCTGTTCGCCGGTTCGGCGGCGACGCACTACGACAAGCGCTGCGACCTGTGGTCGCTCGGCGTCATCGCCTACATCCTGCTGTGCGGCTACCCGCCCTTCCGCGCCGACTGCGGTGCCGACTGCGGCTGGGAGCGCGGCGACAACTGCCGCGCTTGCCAAGATCTGCTTTTCACTTCCATCCAG GAGGGGCACTACTCGTTCCCCGAGGAGGAGTGGGCGCACATCTCGTCGGAGGCGAAGGATCTGATCGCGCAGCTGCTGGTGCGCGAGGCGTCGCACCGCATCAGCGCCGAGCGCGTGCTGCAGCACCCGTGGTTGCGCCGCGCCGACGCCGCCGCGCACTACCCGCCGCTGCGCACCCCGCATAACATCAAACG CAACATGTCGGCTCGGAACCTGTCCAATTTCGCCGAGTCGGCCATGGCGGTGAACCGGGTGATCCAGCAGCACTTCTCCATGAACTACTCGTACATGGAGCGGCCGGCGGCCGCGCTGCGCTGCTCCAAGTCGTGCCACCCCAGCCCCGACACCGTCGCCCGCGAGAGCATCTTGGAGGACGAGTTGGAGCGCACCGGGCTGGCCCTCCAGGGCATGCGCTGCGGCGACGAGTACTGCGCGCCCTTCGGCCTCTCCCCGCCGACCGAGTCGGAGCTGCTCCGTCGTCGCCACCAGCTCGCTGACAAGCCCCTCCCCGTTCATTAG